A single genomic interval of Zobellia nedashkovskayae harbors:
- the rplJ gene encoding 50S ribosomal protein L10, with protein sequence MTREEKANVIQDLTSQLGDNATIYLADISGLNATQTSDLRRACFKADVKLAVVKNTLLAKAMEASEREFGELPGVLKGNTSLMFSEVGNVPAKIIKAFRKKSDKPLLKGAFVEEAVYIGDENLDALVSIKSKEEMIGEVIGLLQSPAKNVISGLKSGGGKLAGILKTLSER encoded by the coding sequence ATGACAAGAGAAGAAAAAGCAAACGTAATACAGGATTTGACTTCACAGTTAGGCGATAATGCAACTATTTATTTAGCTGATATATCGGGCTTGAATGCAACGCAGACCTCAGATTTGAGAAGAGCTTGTTTTAAAGCAGATGTTAAACTGGCAGTAGTCAAAAATACATTGCTTGCAAAAGCAATGGAAGCTTCCGAAAGAGAATTCGGTGAACTTCCCGGAGTGCTTAAGGGCAATACTTCGTTGATGTTCTCAGAAGTGGGTAACGTTCCAGCAAAAATTATCAAAGCTTTTAGAAAAAAGTCTGATAAGCCTTTGTTGAAAGGAGCCTTCGTAGAAGAAGCGGTATATATTGGTGATGAGAATTTGGATGCACTTGTAAGCATTAAGTCTAAAGAAGAAATGATCGGTGAGGTTATAGGATTGTTACAATCTCCAGCCAAAAACGTTATTTCTGGACTTAAATCTGGTGGTGGTAAACTAGCAGGTATCCTTAAGACATTATCAGAAAGATAA
- the rpoB gene encoding DNA-directed RNA polymerase subunit beta — MFTQQTERINFASAKNTPAYPDFLDIQIKSFQDFFQLETKSDERGNEGLYNTFMENFPITDTRNQFVLEFLDYFIDPPRYSIQECIERGLTYSVPLKARLKLYCTDPEHEDFETIVQDVYLGTIPYMTPSGTFVINGAERVVVSQLHRSPGVFFGQSFHANGTKLYSARVIPFKGSWIEFATDINGVMYAYIDRKKKLPVTTLFRAIGFERDKDILEIFDLSEEVKVSNAGLKKVLGRKLAARVLNTWHEDFVDEDTGEVVSIERNEIVIDRDTVLEKEHIAEIIDADVKTILLHKVSNAQSDYSIIHNTLQKDPTNSEKEAVEHIYRQLRNAEPPDEETARGIIDKLFFSDQRYNLGEVGRYRMNKKLQLDIGMDKQVLTKEDIITIIKYLIELINSKAEIDDIDHLSNRRVRTVGEQLSSQFGVGLARMARTIRERMNVRDNEVFTPIDLINAKTLSSVINSFFGTNQLSQFMDQTNPLAEITHKRRLSALGPGGLSRERAGFEVRDVHYTHYGRLCPIETPEGPNIGLISSLAVFSKVNPMGFLETPYRKVDNAKVNTKEFVYLSAEEEEGMKIAQANIPMKEDGTIDTDKVIAREEGDFPVVDPIEINYTDVAPNQIASISASLIPFLEHDDANRALMGSNMMRQAVPLLRPQAPIVGTGLERQVASDSRVLINAEGDGTIEYVDAKMITIKYDRTDAERLISFEEDSKSYNLVKFRKTNQGTSINLKPIVRRGDKVKKGQVLCEGYATEKGELALGRNLTVAFMPWKGYNFEDAIVISEKVVREDIFTSIHVDEYSLEVRDTKLGAEELTHDIPNVSEEATKDLDENGMIRIGAEVKPGDILIGKITPKGESDPTPEEKLLRAIFGDKAGDVKDASLKASPSLHGVVIEKKLFSRSVKDKRKRSEDKEELNKLELEYEVKFQELKDVLIEKLFTLINGKTSQGVLNDLGEEVLPKGKKYTLKMLNSVDDFAHLVGGSWTMDKDTNISVADLLHNYKIKLNDLQGNLRRDKFTISVGDELPAGIMKLAKVYVAKKRKLKVGDKMAGRHGNKGIVSRIVRQEDMPFLADGTPVDIVLNPLGVPSRMNIGQIYETVLGWAGLKLGKKFGTPIFDGATLDQINEYTDEAGIPRFGHTYLHDGGTGKRFDQPATVGVIYMLKLGHMVDDKMHARSIGPYSLITQQPLGGKAQFGGQRFGEMEVWALEAYGASATLREILTVKSDDVIGRAKTYESIVKGETMPEPGLPESFNVLMHELKGLGLDIRLEE, encoded by the coding sequence ATGTTCACACAACAGACTGAGAGAATAAATTTTGCATCCGCTAAGAACACACCGGCTTATCCGGATTTCTTGGACATTCAGATAAAATCGTTTCAAGACTTTTTTCAGCTAGAAACGAAATCTGACGAAAGAGGCAATGAAGGCTTGTACAATACCTTCATGGAAAACTTCCCTATTACGGACACCAGAAACCAGTTCGTACTTGAATTTTTAGATTACTTCATAGATCCGCCAAGATATTCTATCCAAGAATGTATTGAGCGTGGTCTTACCTATAGTGTTCCGTTAAAAGCACGATTAAAATTATACTGTACCGATCCTGAGCACGAAGATTTTGAAACTATCGTGCAAGATGTGTATTTGGGTACTATACCTTATATGACACCTAGTGGTACATTTGTTATCAACGGAGCGGAAAGGGTTGTAGTTTCTCAGTTGCACCGTTCACCAGGTGTTTTCTTCGGTCAGTCATTTCATGCGAACGGAACTAAATTATATTCTGCCAGAGTAATACCTTTTAAAGGTTCTTGGATAGAATTCGCAACAGATATAAACGGTGTAATGTATGCGTACATTGATCGTAAAAAGAAGTTGCCTGTAACTACTCTTTTCAGAGCTATTGGTTTTGAAAGGGATAAGGATATTCTTGAAATTTTTGACCTTTCAGAAGAGGTTAAGGTTTCAAATGCAGGTCTTAAAAAAGTATTGGGACGTAAATTGGCAGCTAGGGTTTTGAACACTTGGCATGAAGATTTCGTTGATGAAGATACTGGCGAAGTTGTTTCTATTGAAAGAAACGAAATCGTTATAGATCGTGATACTGTTTTAGAAAAAGAACACATTGCCGAAATTATAGATGCTGATGTTAAAACCATCCTTCTTCATAAAGTTAGCAATGCACAATCAGATTACTCTATAATTCACAATACATTACAGAAGGATCCAACAAACTCTGAAAAAGAAGCTGTTGAGCATATCTATCGTCAATTACGGAACGCCGAGCCGCCAGATGAGGAGACTGCACGTGGGATTATTGATAAATTATTTTTCTCTGATCAACGTTACAACTTAGGTGAAGTTGGGCGTTACAGAATGAACAAGAAATTACAGTTGGATATCGGAATGGACAAGCAGGTCTTGACCAAAGAAGATATTATTACTATTATTAAATATTTAATTGAACTTATCAACTCTAAAGCAGAGATTGATGATATTGATCACCTTTCTAACCGTCGTGTTCGTACTGTTGGTGAGCAGTTGTCATCTCAGTTTGGTGTAGGTCTTGCCCGTATGGCAAGAACTATTCGTGAGCGTATGAATGTTCGAGATAACGAAGTGTTTACTCCAATTGATTTAATTAATGCGAAGACATTGTCTTCTGTGATTAATTCATTCTTTGGTACTAACCAGTTGTCTCAGTTTATGGATCAAACAAATCCATTAGCGGAGATTACGCACAAGCGTAGATTGTCTGCACTAGGGCCAGGTGGTCTTTCAAGAGAGCGTGCTGGTTTTGAGGTTCGTGATGTTCACTATACACACTACGGTAGACTTTGTCCTATTGAAACTCCTGAAGGTCCAAACATTGGTTTGATATCTTCGTTAGCGGTATTTTCTAAAGTAAACCCAATGGGCTTCTTGGAAACTCCATATCGCAAGGTGGATAATGCTAAGGTAAATACGAAAGAATTCGTTTACCTAAGTGCAGAGGAGGAAGAAGGAATGAAAATTGCCCAGGCTAACATTCCAATGAAAGAAGATGGTACTATTGATACGGATAAGGTTATTGCTCGTGAAGAAGGAGATTTCCCGGTAGTAGATCCGATTGAAATTAACTATACAGACGTTGCTCCTAACCAGATTGCATCTATATCTGCATCACTAATTCCTTTCTTGGAACATGATGATGCCAACCGTGCGTTGATGGGATCTAACATGATGCGCCAAGCGGTGCCATTGTTAAGACCACAAGCACCAATTGTTGGTACAGGTCTTGAGCGTCAGGTTGCTTCTGATTCTAGAGTATTGATAAATGCAGAAGGAGATGGAACTATAGAGTATGTAGATGCTAAGATGATTACGATTAAGTATGATCGTACTGATGCTGAGCGTTTGATTAGTTTTGAAGAAGATTCAAAATCATACAACTTGGTTAAGTTTAGAAAAACTAACCAGGGTACTAGTATTAACCTGAAGCCAATTGTAAGAAGAGGAGATAAGGTTAAAAAAGGTCAGGTTCTTTGTGAAGGATATGCAACTGAAAAAGGTGAATTAGCCCTAGGGCGTAACCTTACCGTGGCTTTTATGCCTTGGAAAGGATATAACTTTGAGGATGCAATCGTAATTTCGGAAAAAGTAGTTCGTGAAGATATCTTTACTTCTATTCACGTAGATGAGTATTCTTTAGAGGTTAGAGATACTAAATTAGGTGCTGAAGAATTAACTCACGATATTCCTAACGTTTCTGAGGAAGCTACTAAGGATTTGGATGAAAACGGTATGATTCGTATCGGTGCCGAGGTTAAGCCTGGTGATATCTTAATTGGTAAGATTACTCCAAAAGGAGAGTCTGATCCAACTCCTGAAGAGAAATTACTTAGAGCAATTTTTGGTGATAAAGCAGGTGATGTAAAAGATGCATCCTTAAAAGCATCTCCATCATTACATGGTGTTGTTATCGAGAAGAAATTGTTTTCTCGTTCGGTAAAAGATAAGCGTAAGCGTTCTGAAGATAAAGAAGAACTTAATAAGTTAGAGTTAGAGTACGAAGTGAAATTCCAAGAGTTGAAAGACGTCTTGATAGAGAAACTTTTTACTTTAATCAACGGTAAGACATCTCAAGGTGTATTAAACGATTTAGGTGAAGAAGTATTGCCAAAAGGCAAGAAATACACGCTTAAAATGTTAAACTCTGTAGATGACTTTGCTCACTTGGTAGGTGGTAGTTGGACAATGGATAAGGATACAAACATATCTGTTGCCGATTTGCTTCACAACTATAAGATAAAACTGAACGATCTTCAAGGAAACTTGAGAAGAGACAAGTTTACAATTTCCGTTGGGGATGAATTACCAGCTGGAATTATGAAATTGGCCAAAGTTTATGTTGCCAAAAAGCGTAAGCTTAAAGTAGGTGATAAAATGGCGGGTCGTCACGGTAACAAAGGTATTGTATCTCGTATCGTTCGTCAAGAAGATATGCCTTTCTTGGCAGATGGAACTCCGGTAGATATCGTATTGAATCCATTGGGTGTACCTTCTCGTATGAATATTGGTCAGATCTATGAAACCGTATTAGGTTGGGCAGGTTTGAAGCTAGGAAAGAAATTTGGTACTCCAATTTTTGATGGTGCCACTTTAGATCAAATAAATGAATATACAGATGAAGCTGGTATTCCAAGATTTGGTCATACTTATCTTCATGATGGTGGAACAGGTAAGCGTTTTGATCAACCAGCAACAGTTGGTGTGATTTATATGCTAAAACTTGGTCACATGGTAGATGATAAAATGCACGCACGTTCTATAGGACCATACTCTTTAATTACACAACAACCATTAGGTGGTAAAGCACAATTTGGTGGTCAGCGTTTTGGAGAGATGGAAGTTTGGGCTCTTGAGGCATACGGTGCTTCGGCAACTTTACGTGAAATATTGACCGTTAAGTCGGATGATGTTATTGGTAGAGCTAAAACCTATGAGTCAATAGTTAAGGGCGAAACCATGCCAGAACCCGGTTTACCGGAATCTTTCAATGTATTGATGCACGAACTTAAAGGTTTGGGCTTAGACATCCGTTTGGAAGAATAG
- the secE gene encoding preprotein translocase subunit SecE: MLTYIKESIEELRNNVTLPPRAESSNLMVVVAVFSILFALATWGVDSTFSKLVRLYFDNILN, from the coding sequence ATGTTAACGTATATAAAAGAATCTATAGAAGAGCTTCGTAACAATGTTACTTTGCCTCCAAGAGCCGAATCATCTAACCTTATGGTAGTGGTTGCGGTATTTTCTATTTTGTTCGCTTTGGCGACTTGGGGTGTGGATAGTACATTCAGCAAATTGGTTCGTTTGTATTTCGATAACATCTTAAACTAG
- the rplL gene encoding 50S ribosomal protein L7/L12, with the protein MADLKDFAEQLVNLTVKEVNELANILKDEYGIEPAAAAVAVAAGGGDAAEAADEQTEFDVILKAAGSSKLAVVKLVKELTGLGLKDAKDIVDSAPKAVKEGVTKDEAEGIKKSLEEAGAEVELK; encoded by the coding sequence ATGGCAGATTTGAAAGATTTCGCAGAACAATTGGTTAACTTAACCGTAAAAGAGGTAAATGAGTTAGCTAATATATTAAAAGATGAATATGGTATAGAGCCTGCAGCTGCTGCAGTTGCTGTTGCCGCTGGTGGCGGAGACGCTGCTGAAGCTGCTGATGAGCAAACAGAATTTGACGTAATCTTAAAAGCAGCAGGTAGTTCTAAACTGGCTGTAGTTAAATTGGTTAAAGAATTGACTGGTCTTGGATTGAAAGATGCTAAAGATATCGTTGATAGCGCACCTAAAGCTGTAAAAGAAGGTGTTACTAAAGACGAAGCTGAAGGAATCAAAAAATCTTTGGAAGAAGCAGGAGCGGAAGTTGAGCTTAAATAG
- the rplA gene encoding 50S ribosomal protein L1, giving the protein MAKLTKKQKDAHAKIDKDKLYSVAEGAALVKEITNTKFDASVDLAVRLGVDPRKANQMIRGVVTLPHGTGKDVKVLALVTPDKEAEATEAGADFVGLDEYLEKIKGGWTDVDVIITMPSVMGKLGPLGRVLGPRGLMPNPKTGTVTMDVAKAISEVKAGKIDFKVDKTGIVHAAVGKASFSADKLEENARELLDTLVKMKPAAAKGVYMKSIFMSSTMSPSVQLDPKTV; this is encoded by the coding sequence ATGGCAAAATTAACTAAGAAACAAAAAGACGCCCACGCTAAGATAGATAAAGACAAACTTTATTCTGTAGCTGAAGGTGCTGCTTTGGTAAAAGAGATTACCAATACAAAATTTGATGCATCTGTAGATTTGGCAGTGCGTTTGGGTGTAGATCCAAGAAAAGCAAACCAAATGATTCGTGGGGTGGTTACTCTTCCTCATGGTACTGGTAAAGATGTTAAGGTTTTGGCCTTGGTAACACCAGACAAGGAAGCAGAGGCTACGGAAGCCGGTGCTGACTTTGTTGGGTTGGATGAGTATTTGGAAAAAATAAAAGGCGGTTGGACAGATGTTGATGTAATCATCACTATGCCAAGCGTAATGGGTAAACTAGGTCCTTTAGGACGAGTTTTAGGACCAAGAGGTCTTATGCCTAATCCAAAGACAGGAACAGTTACTATGGATGTCGCTAAAGCGATATCAGAAGTAAAGGCTGGTAAAATCGACTTTAAGGTAGATAAAACAGGTATCGTTCATGCTGCTGTAGGGAAAGCTTCTTTCTCTGCTGATAAATTGGAAGAAAATGCTAGAGAGTTATTAGACACTTTAGTTAAGATGAAACCTGCTGCTGCTAAGGGTGTTTATATGAAAAGTATTTTCATGTCAAGTACCATGAGCCCAAGTGTTCAGTTAGATCCAAAGACAGTTTAA
- the rplK gene encoding 50S ribosomal protein L11: MAKEIGKVVKLQVRGGAANPSPPVGPALGAAGVNIMEFCKQFNARTQDKQGKVLPVVITVYKDKSFDFLVKTPPAAIQLLEAAKIKKGSGEPNRVKSGNVTWDQVKTIAEDKMVDLNAFTVESAMSMIAGTARSMGLKVAGKRPF, encoded by the coding sequence ATGGCAAAAGAAATAGGTAAAGTAGTTAAACTACAAGTTAGGGGAGGTGCAGCGAATCCGTCGCCACCGGTTGGACCCGCCTTAGGTGCTGCCGGTGTTAACATCATGGAGTTCTGTAAGCAGTTTAATGCTCGTACGCAGGACAAACAGGGTAAAGTATTACCTGTTGTTATCACCGTATATAAGGATAAGTCTTTTGACTTCCTTGTAAAAACACCACCGGCGGCAATTCAGCTATTGGAAGCGGCTAAGATTAAAAAAGGATCAGGCGAACCTAATCGTGTAAAATCTGGTAATGTTACTTGGGATCAAGTTAAAACAATTGCCGAGGACAAAATGGTAGACCTTAATGCGTTTACGGTAGAATCTGCAATGAGCATGATAGCCGGTACAGCAAGGTCTATGGGTCTAAAAGTTGCAGGTAAGCGACCTTTCTAA
- the nusG gene encoding transcription termination/antitermination protein NusG, giving the protein MSEVLEKKWYVVRAVSGQENKIKGYIESEVERHGFSDYLEDILVPTEKVIQIRNGKKVNKERVYFPGYIMIKANLGGEMIHIVRSITNVIGFLGETKGGDPVPLRKAEVNRMLGKVDELAVNTDTVAIPFTHGETVKVIDGPFNGFNGTVEKINEEKRKLEVMVKIFGRKTPLELSYMQVEKV; this is encoded by the coding sequence ATGTCAGAAGTATTGGAAAAGAAATGGTATGTAGTGAGAGCTGTCAGTGGCCAAGAGAATAAAATCAAAGGCTATATTGAGAGTGAAGTAGAGCGCCATGGTTTTTCTGACTATTTGGAGGATATCCTTGTTCCTACTGAAAAGGTGATTCAGATTCGTAACGGAAAAAAGGTTAATAAAGAAAGAGTTTATTTTCCTGGTTATATAATGATAAAAGCTAACCTTGGTGGTGAAATGATTCACATTGTACGTTCAATTACGAACGTAATCGGTTTCTTAGGGGAGACAAAAGGAGGTGATCCTGTTCCATTGAGAAAAGCCGAAGTGAACAGAATGCTAGGTAAGGTAGATGAATTGGCTGTTAATACGGATACGGTAGCTATACCTTTCACTCATGGTGAAACGGTTAAGGTTATTGATGGTCCGTTTAATGGATTTAATGGTACTGTTGAGAAAATCAACGAAGAGAAGCGTAAGCTAGAGGTTATGGTTAAGATTTTCGGAAGAAAAACACCATTGGAACTCAGTTATATGCAAGTAGAGAAAGTATAA